A window of Hyperolius riggenbachi isolate aHypRig1 chromosome 1, aHypRig1.pri, whole genome shotgun sequence contains these coding sequences:
- the SFRP2 gene encoding secreted frizzled-related protein 2 translates to MCLKAFYCFFITLLALHCMDSVRALFPFGQPEFSYKRSNCKPIPATLLLCHDIEYPNMRLPNLLGHETMKEVLQQASSWIPLIQKQCHPDTKKFLCSLFAPVCIDDLDETIKPCRSLCEQVKDSCAPVMSAFGFPWPDMLDCSRFPQDNDLCIPPASNDHIVPATREAPKVCDACKNSNEDDNDIVENLCKNDFALKIKVKEIAYINGDTKIVPETKSKTIYKLNGVTERDLKKTVLWLKDGLQCTCDEMNDINAPYLVMGQKLGGELVITSVKRWQKGQREFKRISRSIRKLQC, encoded by the exons ATGTGCCTGAAAGCCTTCTACTGCTTCTTCATCACCCTGCTAGCCTTGCACTGTATGGACTCTGTGAGAGCCTTGTTTCCATTCGGCCAGCCTGAATTCTCTTACAAGAGAAGCAACTGCAAGCCCATCCCTGCCACCTTGCTTCTGTGCCATGACATTGAGTACCCCAACATGAGGTTGCCCAATCTCCTGGGCCATGAGACCATGAAGGAAGTGCTGCAGCAAGCCTCCTCCTGGATCCCTCTGATACAGAAGCAGTGCCACCCAGACACCAAGAAGTTCCTCTGCTCCCTCTTTGCCCCCGTGTGCATTGATGACCTGGATGAGACCATCAAGCCCTGCCGGTCTCTATGTGAGCAGGTGAAGGACAGCTGTGCCCCGGTCATGTCTGCATTTGGCTTCCCTTGGCCTGACATGCTGGACTGTAGCCGCTTCCCCCAGGACAACGACCTGTGCATCCCTCCAGCCAGCAACGACCATATAGTGCCAGCCACCAGAGAAG CACCAAAAGTGTGTGATGCCTGCAAAAACAGCAATGAGGACGACAACGACATTGTGGAGAACCTCTGCAAAAATGATTTTG CCCTGAAGATAAAAGTGAAGGAGATCGCCTACATCAATGGGGACACTAAGATCGTCCCGGAGACAAAGAGCAAAACCATTTACAAACTGAATGGGGTGACAGAAAGGGATTTGAAGAAGACCGTGCTGTGGCTTAAAGACGGCCTGCAGTGTACCTGCGATGAGATGAATGACATTAATGCTCCCTATTTAGTGATGGGACAAAAGCTCGGAGGGGAGCTGGTCATCACCTCAGTCAAGCGGTGGCAGAAAGGCCAACGGGAGTTTAAAAGGATCTCTCGCAGCATCCGCAAGCTGCAATGCTAG